The following proteins are encoded in a genomic region of Elusimicrobiota bacterium:
- a CDS encoding ABC transporter permease has translation MNNRLFQAHAVKALAARTLRSYFESPAAYVTLFVFYLLTGYLYAAPLFLIKAASIRGLIEFVPLLLTFLVPALTMGLLAEELRSGTFETLATLPLEDWDIALGKYLGFAALNLVCAAGLLFYVLVLWLCASPAGLDWGGMLGTLLGLALTGLAFGAIGLFASSLGKNQVMAFVAAFLVCFGLFILGKMAGLLPGGLGTAVAYLGLDSHLENLAKGVLDSRDLVYFASLVFAFLYLTVQRLQTRRF, from the coding sequence ATGAATAACCGCCTGTTCCAGGCCCACGCGGTCAAAGCCCTCGCGGCGCGGACCCTGCGCTCGTACTTCGAGTCGCCCGCCGCCTATGTGACCCTCTTCGTCTTCTATCTGCTCACCGGCTATCTATACGCCGCGCCGCTCTTCCTCATCAAGGCCGCCAGCATCCGCGGGCTCATCGAGTTCGTGCCCTTGCTGCTGACCTTCTTGGTCCCGGCCTTGACCATGGGCCTGCTCGCCGAAGAGCTCAGATCCGGGACCTTCGAGACTTTGGCGACCTTGCCCCTGGAGGACTGGGACATCGCGTTGGGCAAGTACCTGGGGTTCGCGGCCCTGAACCTGGTCTGCGCGGCCGGCCTGCTGTTCTACGTCCTGGTCCTCTGGCTGTGCGCCTCGCCGGCCGGCCTGGATTGGGGAGGGATGCTGGGGACCTTGCTGGGCCTGGCTCTGACCGGCCTGGCTTTCGGAGCCATCGGCCTCTTCGCCTCCTCGTTGGGAAAGAACCAGGTCATGGCCTTCGTGGCGGCGTTCTTGGTCTGCTTCGGGCTCTTCATCCTGGGCAAGATGGCCGGGCTGCTGCCCGGAGGCCTGGGGACCGCGGTCGCGTATCTCGGCCTTGACTCTCATCTGGAGAACCTGGCCAAAGGCGTGCTGGACTCGCGGGACCTGGTCTATTTCGCCAGCCTGGTCTTCGCCTTCCTCTATCTGACCGTGCAGCGCCTGCAGACTCGGAGATTCTGA
- a CDS encoding NAD(P)-dependent alcohol dehydrogenase, which translates to MSEARGYAAQNATAPLAPFRFSRREPGAHDVHIRILYCGICHSDIHQVRNEWGGSSYPMVPGHEIVGQVTKVGGQVRKLKAGDIAGVGCLVDSCRVCPDCKRNLEQHCPTPSFTYNGTEQDRKTPTFGGYSSDIVVAERFALKVPPGLPLERAAPLLCAGITTYSPLKRWKAGPGRRVAVLGLGGLGHMAVKLAAAMGAEVAVLSGSKSKAADAKRLGAHEFILTSREGALAKQAGRFDLIIDAVAAPHDINAGLGLLKVEGTLVLLGVSPKPLELNAFALIGGRRNLAGSLIGGIAETQEMLDFCARHKTPCDVEVIAMKDVNAAYERVVKGDVRYRFVIDLKTL; encoded by the coding sequence ATGTCCGAAGCCCGCGGCTATGCCGCCCAGAACGCGACCGCGCCCCTGGCGCCCTTCCGGTTCTCGCGCCGGGAGCCAGGCGCCCACGACGTGCACATCCGCATCCTCTACTGCGGCATCTGCCACTCCGACATCCATCAGGTGCGCAACGAATGGGGCGGCTCCAGCTACCCCATGGTCCCGGGCCACGAGATCGTCGGCCAGGTCACCAAGGTCGGCGGCCAAGTGCGCAAGCTCAAGGCCGGAGACATCGCGGGCGTGGGCTGCCTGGTCGATTCCTGCCGCGTCTGCCCTGACTGCAAACGGAACCTGGAGCAGCACTGCCCGACGCCCTCCTTCACCTACAACGGCACGGAGCAGGACCGCAAGACGCCGACCTTCGGCGGCTACTCCTCGGACATCGTGGTGGCTGAGCGCTTCGCGCTCAAGGTCCCGCCCGGGCTGCCCCTGGAGCGCGCGGCGCCTCTGCTCTGCGCGGGCATCACCACCTACTCCCCCCTCAAACGCTGGAAGGCCGGCCCGGGCCGCCGCGTGGCCGTGCTGGGCCTGGGGGGCCTGGGCCACATGGCGGTCAAGCTGGCCGCGGCCATGGGCGCCGAGGTCGCGGTGCTCAGCGGCTCCAAGTCCAAGGCGGCCGACGCCAAGCGCCTGGGCGCGCACGAGTTCATCCTGACCTCGCGGGAGGGAGCCTTGGCCAAGCAGGCCGGGCGCTTCGACCTCATCATCGACGCCGTCGCGGCCCCGCACGACATCAACGCCGGCCTCGGCCTGCTCAAGGTCGAGGGGACCTTGGTCCTGCTGGGAGTCTCGCCCAAGCCCCTGGAGCTCAACGCCTTCGCTTTGATCGGCGGCCGCCGGAACCTCGCCGGCTCTCTCATCGGCGGCATCGCCGAGACCCAGGAGATGCTCGACTTCTGCGCGCGTCACAAAACCCCCTGCGACGTGGAGGTCATCGCCATGAAGGACGTCAACGCGGCCTACGAGCGCGTGGTCAAGGGCGACGTGCGCTACCGCTTCGTCATAGACCTCAAGACCCTGTAG
- a CDS encoding DUF4340 domain-containing protein, producing MTPKRLAFFALLPAMLAGASALLFRLQSPAEPTRPLGALRAADLTRIELDYDGAHVALERAAGSWRLTAPVQDDADDGAADGLAQSLRGLALGSEVSREPSGYADYEVNESSAARVRVYCRTSAAPVLDGYFGKTAVGESVYFRPSREAAVYLAEGVKPRALRQSAEDLRSKAVSSVSVGDLKSLKFAGPDSFSLASSSGSWLAAGRKLSADQAAELVLAATSLRFIAFAPADTPAGQAGFAKPAVDLTAGGAGRSERVLIGREEAGRRYAKAERGTVGFVSKAEADSLLKLLKRK from the coding sequence ATGACGCCTAAAAGGCTGGCCTTCTTCGCCCTGCTCCCGGCCATGCTGGCCGGGGCCTCGGCGCTCTTGTTCCGGCTCCAATCACCGGCGGAACCGACCCGGCCTCTGGGCGCGCTGCGCGCCGCGGACCTGACCCGCATAGAGCTGGACTACGACGGCGCGCACGTGGCCCTGGAGCGGGCGGCCGGGAGCTGGCGCCTGACCGCCCCGGTCCAGGACGACGCGGACGACGGCGCCGCCGACGGCCTCGCCCAGAGCCTGCGCGGCCTCGCCCTGGGCTCGGAGGTCTCCCGCGAGCCATCGGGCTACGCGGACTACGAGGTCAACGAATCCAGCGCGGCCCGGGTGCGGGTCTACTGCCGCACCAGCGCGGCGCCGGTGCTCGACGGCTACTTCGGCAAGACGGCAGTGGGAGAATCGGTCTATTTCCGGCCCAGCCGCGAGGCGGCGGTCTATCTGGCGGAAGGCGTCAAGCCCCGCGCCCTGCGCCAGAGCGCCGAGGACCTGCGCAGCAAGGCCGTGTCGTCCGTCTCCGTGGGAGACCTCAAGAGCCTGAAGTTCGCGGGCCCGGACAGCTTCTCTTTGGCCAGCTCCAGCGGCAGCTGGCTGGCAGCGGGCCGCAAGCTCTCCGCCGACCAAGCGGCGGAGCTCGTCCTGGCCGCGACCTCCCTGCGCTTCATCGCCTTCGCCCCCGCAGACACCCCGGCGGGCCAGGCGGGCTTCGCCAAGCCGGCCGTGGACTTGACCGCGGGCGGGGCGGGGCGCAGCGAGCGCGTCCTCATCGGCCGGGAGGAGGCGGGACGCCGCTACGCCAAGGCCGAGCGGGGGACCGTGGGCTTCGTGTCCAAGGCCGAGGCGGATTCGCTGCTCAAGCTGCTCAAGCGGAAGTAG
- a CDS encoding ATP-binding cassette domain-containing protein: protein MILAKNLTKRFGDRTAVDHVSFDIPQGPVVGFLGPNGAGKTTTMRLLTAYLPADEGHAELAGLSVCDQPLAVRRRLGYLPEDNPLWEDLELTEALHFAGRLRGLSDDASRAARVKAVVKSCGLRREVGTKVGELSKGFRQRLGLAAAIIHDPEILILDEPTTGLDPNQVLEVRGLISELRARKTVLISTHILPEVTATCDRVIIINAGKIVADGTPAELAGDMADKNRLHVELKGPQDDILQALTQVAGASHVAGEPGGSFIVESAAGADLREQVFRLAVSHDWPILSLRQERLSLEEIFRALTLDQ from the coding sequence ATGATCCTCGCCAAGAACCTCACCAAGCGCTTCGGCGACCGCACCGCGGTCGACCACGTCAGCTTCGACATCCCGCAAGGCCCGGTCGTGGGCTTCCTGGGCCCCAACGGCGCGGGCAAGACCACCACCATGCGCCTGCTCACGGCCTATCTGCCCGCCGACGAAGGCCATGCCGAGCTCGCGGGCCTCAGCGTCTGCGACCAGCCCCTGGCCGTGCGCCGCCGCCTGGGCTACCTCCCCGAGGACAACCCGCTCTGGGAGGACCTCGAGCTCACCGAAGCCCTGCACTTCGCCGGCCGCCTGCGCGGCCTCAGCGACGACGCCTCCCGCGCGGCCCGCGTCAAAGCCGTGGTCAAGTCCTGCGGCCTGCGCCGCGAGGTCGGCACCAAGGTCGGCGAGCTCTCCAAGGGCTTCCGCCAGCGCCTGGGCCTGGCCGCGGCCATCATCCACGACCCCGAGATCCTCATCCTCGACGAGCCCACCACCGGCCTGGACCCCAACCAGGTCCTGGAGGTGCGCGGCCTCATCTCCGAGCTGCGCGCGCGCAAGACCGTGCTGATCTCGACCCACATCCTACCCGAGGTGACCGCCACCTGCGACCGAGTCATCATCATCAATGCGGGCAAGATCGTGGCCGACGGCACCCCCGCGGAGCTGGCCGGCGACATGGCGGACAAGAACCGCCTGCACGTGGAGCTCAAGGGCCCCCAGGACGATATCCTCCAGGCTCTGACCCAGGTCGCGGGCGCGTCCCATGTCGCGGGCGAGCCCGGGGGGAGCTTCATCGTGGAGTCCGCGGCCGGAGCCGACCTGCGCGAGCAGGTCTTCCGCCTGGCGGTGAGCCACGATTGGCCCATCCTGTCCTTGCGCCAGGAAAGGCTCAGCCTCGAAGAGATCTTCCGCGCCCTGACCCTGGACCAATGA
- a CDS encoding formylglycine-generating enzyme family protein yields the protein MEPRLSRLPSSACVLLLLMQGCAHLRRQPKDMVLIPSGEFQMGSPEGQGEPDEHPRHEVFLDAYSIDKYPVTVAQYKVFSEATHRSMQPRPVWNKDDHPVVYVSWDDAEAYCAWAGKRLPTEAEWEKAARGGTDAKYSFGDDETRLGDYAWYIDNSSGTTHPVGAKKPNPYGLYDMIGNVYEWVSDRYGEDYYGKSPPRNPPGPGSGGARVLRGGSWGNTAYYCRSANRYSSAPRVGYDLRGFRCSGR from the coding sequence ATGGAACCCCGCTTATCCCGCCTACCGTCTAGCGCCTGCGTCCTCCTGCTTCTCATGCAGGGCTGCGCCCACCTGCGCCGCCAGCCCAAGGACATGGTCCTGATCCCCTCCGGGGAGTTCCAGATGGGCTCCCCCGAGGGCCAGGGCGAGCCGGACGAGCATCCGAGGCACGAGGTTTTCCTGGACGCCTATTCCATCGACAAGTATCCTGTCACGGTCGCCCAGTATAAGGTGTTCTCTGAGGCGACGCACCGGTCCATGCAGCCCCGCCCGGTCTGGAACAAGGACGACCATCCCGTGGTCTACGTGAGCTGGGACGACGCCGAGGCCTACTGCGCGTGGGCCGGCAAGCGCCTGCCCACGGAGGCCGAGTGGGAGAAGGCCGCGCGCGGCGGGACCGACGCCAAGTACAGCTTCGGCGACGACGAGACCAGGCTCGGCGACTACGCCTGGTATATCGACAACTCCAGCGGGACCACCCATCCCGTGGGCGCCAAGAAGCCCAACCCATACGGGCTCTACGACATGATCGGCAACGTCTACGAGTGGGTCTCGGACCGGTACGGCGAGGATTACTATGGGAAGAGCCCCCCCCGCAACCCGCCGGGGCCCGGCTCGGGCGGCGCGCGAGTCCTGCGCGGCGGTTCCTGGGGCAACACCGCCTACTACTGCCGCAGCGCCAACCGCTACTCCAGCGCGCCGCGGGTCGGCTACGACCTGCGCGGGTTCCGCTGCTCCGGCCGTTAG
- a CDS encoding PAS domain S-box protein, translating into MKSRREFRKRPMKKTSRRPRARRPAQARAVKDVTESVSNAPVMLFELDARGQVILLAGGLAERLGLNPKESIGRSIPEMHAGIPRAVELIKRALAGEDFRTVIHVKGHSLEMCFSPRRGGQGRLTGVTGWATDITERRQAEEALRESEDKYKAIFQGTGDGILVADAQTKRFKYANPAICAMFGYTADELLRLGVADIHPKESIGRVLEEFEAQSRGEKLLAPELPCLRKDGTVFLADIKSGPFVIGGRAHTIGLFMDVTERKRTEATLRESEERFRQAFEFSGIGMALLSPDGCWLRTNLALRKMLGYTEEELRRTTFQELTHPEDLSKNLDEARRLLAGEIPRMQAEKRYRHQDGHYVWACLNTSIVRSADGKPMYYVSQIEDISERKQAEEALHRLNRALRAISDCNQTLTRAQDEQTLLKDICRIICDEAGYRMAWVGYAEHDEAKTVRPVAWAGVESGYLANADITWADTERGRGPTGTALRSGRRVGNDDFTTDQKVAPWRDDALRRGYHSSLALPLKDDEDIIGALTIYSTLPDAFNPDEVRLLEELAGNLAFGIKVLRTRAERKRMEQQLRANLHFFESLDQVNRAIQGANDLEKMMSNVLNAVFTIFACDRAWLFYPCDPDAPSFRVPMEICKPEYPGAKMLNVDLPMPPDMAQNLREALESAEPVTYAVGTEKPVNQASAEQFGVKSQMMVAIYPKSGKPWVFGVHQCSYPRLWTPEEGKLLQEIGRRLSDGLSILLAYRDLQDSETKYRRIVDTANEGIWTLGPDTMTTFVNARMAKMLGCSREAMIGQPMTDFMFEEDVPDHLKKMENRRQGLPENYERRFRSRDGQTIWANASAVPIFDDEHHFKGSFAMFTDISERKRAEEERVRLLEAEQAARIEAEAANKAKDDFLAIVSHELRTPLTAVLGWSWLLRSGQLGEEDRQNAVDIIMRNLQAQRQIIEDLIDVSSLSRGQFTLNRATFDLSAILDSACESLGPLARSRSIRLVRDLQGPAGVMGDSGRLQQVFCNLLHNALKFTPDGGEIRVCLRREGDQAVVQVQDNGQGIPPEFLPHVFEPFRQGEEPLIREHRGLGLGLAIVKRIVELHGGTVAAASAGPGLGAAFTVRLPAAALPPEGQAAPAPPAAPDAHSLGGLDVLLVEDDPDTRRLLEQLLARYGARVASAADAEAALASLERSVPDLLLCDIALPREDGCALIREVRRRGGKLGSMPAAALTALAREEDRARALAAGFQAYLTKPIEPLRILEALRALAGRR; encoded by the coding sequence ATGAAAAGCAGAAGGGAGTTCCGCAAGCGCCCGATGAAGAAGACCTCTCGCCGCCCCCGCGCTAGGCGACCCGCCCAGGCCCGGGCGGTCAAAGACGTCACGGAATCCGTCTCCAACGCGCCCGTGATGCTCTTCGAGCTCGACGCGCGCGGCCAGGTGATCCTCCTGGCCGGGGGCCTCGCCGAACGCCTCGGGCTGAACCCGAAGGAATCGATCGGCCGGTCCATCCCGGAGATGCACGCGGGCATCCCGCGCGCGGTCGAGCTCATCAAGCGGGCCTTGGCCGGCGAGGATTTCCGCACAGTCATCCACGTCAAGGGCCACAGCCTGGAGATGTGCTTCTCTCCCCGCCGCGGCGGACAGGGCCGCCTCACCGGCGTCACCGGCTGGGCCACGGACATCACGGAACGCCGCCAGGCCGAGGAAGCGCTGCGCGAATCCGAGGACAAGTACAAGGCCATCTTCCAGGGCACCGGGGACGGCATCCTGGTGGCGGATGCGCAGACCAAGCGGTTCAAGTATGCCAACCCGGCCATTTGCGCCATGTTCGGCTACACCGCAGATGAACTGCTGCGGCTCGGCGTAGCAGACATCCATCCGAAAGAGTCTATCGGACGCGTCCTAGAGGAGTTCGAGGCCCAGTCGCGGGGAGAGAAACTCCTGGCCCCGGAGCTCCCATGCCTGCGCAAGGACGGGACCGTGTTCCTCGCAGACATCAAGTCCGGCCCGTTCGTCATAGGCGGGCGCGCCCACACCATAGGCCTCTTCATGGACGTCACCGAGCGCAAGCGGACGGAGGCTACCCTACGCGAGAGCGAGGAACGATTCCGGCAAGCCTTCGAGTTCTCCGGCATCGGCATGGCCCTGCTCTCCCCAGACGGATGCTGGCTGCGGACCAACCTAGCCCTCCGCAAGATGCTGGGCTATACCGAGGAAGAGTTGCGACGGACGACCTTCCAAGAACTGACGCACCCCGAAGACCTGTCCAAGAACCTGGACGAGGCGCGCCGCTTGCTGGCCGGCGAAATCCCGCGCATGCAGGCAGAGAAGCGCTACCGCCACCAGGACGGGCACTATGTCTGGGCCTGCCTGAACACCAGCATTGTGCGCTCGGCCGACGGCAAGCCGATGTACTACGTCTCGCAGATCGAGGACATCAGCGAACGCAAACAAGCCGAGGAAGCCCTGCATCGGCTGAACCGCGCCCTGCGCGCCATCAGCGACTGCAACCAGACCTTGACGCGGGCTCAGGACGAGCAGACGCTGCTCAAAGACATCTGCCGCATCATCTGCGACGAAGCCGGCTATCGCATGGCCTGGGTGGGCTATGCCGAGCATGACGAGGCGAAGACCGTTCGGCCGGTAGCCTGGGCCGGGGTCGAAAGCGGCTACCTCGCGAACGCCGACATCACCTGGGCCGACACGGAACGGGGGCGCGGCCCCACCGGGACCGCCCTCCGGAGCGGGAGGAGGGTCGGCAACGACGATTTCACCACGGACCAGAAGGTCGCCCCCTGGCGTGACGATGCCTTGCGGCGCGGCTATCACTCCAGCCTCGCCCTCCCCCTGAAGGACGACGAGGACATCATCGGCGCCCTCACGATATACTCCACTCTGCCCGATGCCTTCAACCCGGACGAGGTGCGTCTCCTGGAGGAACTGGCGGGCAATCTGGCATTCGGCATCAAGGTCCTGCGCACCCGCGCCGAGCGCAAGCGCATGGAGCAGCAGCTTCGGGCGAATCTTCATTTCTTTGAGAGCCTGGACCAAGTCAACCGGGCCATACAGGGAGCCAATGATCTTGAGAAGATGATGAGCAATGTCCTCAATGCGGTGTTCACTATCTTTGCTTGCGACCGCGCCTGGCTCTTCTATCCGTGCGACCCGGATGCGCCGTCGTTTCGGGTTCCCATGGAAATCTGCAAGCCTGAATATCCAGGCGCCAAGATGCTGAATGTGGACTTACCGATGCCCCCGGACATGGCCCAGAATCTGCGGGAAGCTCTAGAATCCGCTGAACCCGTGACTTATGCCGTCGGGACGGAAAAACCCGTCAACCAGGCGTCTGCCGAGCAATTCGGCGTCAAGTCCCAGATGATGGTCGCTATTTATCCCAAGTCGGGCAAGCCATGGGTGTTCGGGGTTCACCAGTGTTCTTACCCGCGGTTATGGACGCCTGAAGAAGGAAAGCTTCTCCAAGAGATCGGCCGGAGGCTGTCCGACGGCTTATCCATCCTGCTGGCGTATCGCGACCTGCAGGACAGCGAGACGAAGTACCGCCGCATAGTGGACACGGCCAACGAGGGGATCTGGACGCTCGGGCCGGACACCATGACAACCTTCGTCAACGCCAGGATGGCCAAAATGCTCGGCTGCTCCCGAGAAGCCATGATCGGCCAGCCCATGACCGACTTCATGTTCGAGGAGGACGTGCCCGATCATCTGAAAAAAATGGAGAATCGTCGCCAAGGGCTGCCGGAAAATTACGAACGCCGCTTCCGCAGTAGAGACGGGCAGACCATTTGGGCCAATGCTTCCGCTGTCCCCATCTTCGACGATGAGCATCATTTCAAGGGTTCCTTTGCGATGTTCACCGACATCTCCGAGCGCAAACGTGCCGAGGAGGAGCGCGTACGCCTCTTGGAGGCGGAGCAGGCGGCCCGCATCGAGGCCGAGGCCGCCAACAAGGCCAAGGACGATTTCCTGGCCATCGTCTCCCACGAGTTGCGCACCCCTCTGACCGCCGTGTTGGGCTGGAGCTGGCTGCTGCGCTCGGGCCAGCTCGGGGAGGAGGATCGCCAGAACGCCGTAGACATCATCATGCGCAACCTGCAAGCCCAGCGCCAGATCATCGAGGACCTCATCGACGTCTCGAGCCTCTCCCGCGGGCAGTTCACTTTGAATCGCGCCACCTTCGACCTGAGCGCCATCCTGGACTCGGCCTGCGAGTCGCTGGGCCCACTGGCGCGGAGCCGCTCCATCCGCCTAGTGCGCGACCTGCAAGGTCCGGCCGGAGTCATGGGAGACTCGGGGCGGCTGCAGCAGGTGTTCTGCAACCTCCTGCATAACGCCCTCAAGTTCACGCCCGACGGGGGGGAGATCCGCGTCTGCCTGCGCCGGGAGGGCGACCAGGCCGTGGTCCAGGTGCAAGACAACGGCCAGGGCATCCCGCCCGAATTCCTCCCGCACGTCTTCGAGCCTTTCCGCCAGGGAGAGGAACCCCTCATCCGCGAGCATCGGGGCCTGGGCCTGGGCCTGGCCATCGTCAAACGCATCGTGGAACTCCACGGCGGCACCGTGGCCGCGGCCAGCGCGGGCCCAGGCCTCGGCGCGGCCTTCACCGTGCGCTTGCCCGCCGCGGCGTTGCCGCCGGAGGGCCAGGCCGCGCCGGCGCCCCCGGCCGCGCCGGACGCCCATAGCCTCGGCGGCCTGGACGTGCTGCTCGTCGAAGACGACCCTGACACGCGCCGACTCCTCGAGCAATTGCTCGCGCGCTACGGGGCCCGGGTCGCGAGCGCGGCCGACGCCGAGGCCGCCCTGGCCAGCCTGGAGCGGTCCGTGCCCGACCTGCTGCTCTGCGACATCGCCCTGCCCCGGGAGGATGGCTGCGCCCTGATCCGGGAGGTGCGCCGCCGCGGCGGCAAGCTCGGCTCGATGCCGGCGGCCGCGCTGACCGCCCTGGCCCGGGAGGAGGATCGCGCCCGCGCGCTCGCGGCCGGCTTCCAGGCGTACCTGACCAAGCCCATCGAGCCGCTCCGGATCCTGGAGGCTCTGCGGGCGCTGGCGGGACGGCGCTGA
- a CDS encoding GldG family protein, with the protein MEERARRRALVFSWTGAGVILAALAAANLLSYLLFARADLSANQAYSISRGTKGLVRGLKGTLTVKAYYTAGLPPPYGLDRQYLRDLLAEYQSAGRGRVRVEFINPESEKRRREALEAGVAPLQLSVTSHEKFEVKESLMGVVFLYRGKTEVIPVINGVADLEYELTRRIKKLSSEKTKTVGFVAGHGEAAPGSPAHEQLFAQISEQMNAQAVSLDKPVPADVGALWIWGPTSPFKPVELERLQAWVGSGKALGLLLSRREVDLRSFRARPNPTGLETLLAQWGLDVGDGFVVDAQCEKIQMEQPYGPFRSIIVVDYPFIPIATSMDRGHPAVRGLQALSFPFVSPIRFKAESRTGLTYTSLVDSTKTSWLRSEPSADPTTPIEALVSKDQGPFSLAGVLQGDFSEATPSTGMRRGQVVIVGTAQQVRPQFSGKEGTTAFLLNLLEWSLQDETLLSIRSKAAAYRPLRPLPLAAMLAAKYALILFLPLALVAAGLWRYARSKAQRRELARSFDDA; encoded by the coding sequence ATGGAAGAACGGGCCAGGCGCAGGGCGCTCGTCTTCTCCTGGACCGGGGCCGGGGTCATACTCGCGGCCCTGGCCGCGGCCAACCTGCTCTCCTACCTGCTGTTCGCGCGCGCGGACCTCTCGGCCAACCAGGCCTACTCCATATCTCGGGGGACCAAGGGCCTCGTGCGCGGACTCAAAGGCACCTTGACCGTCAAAGCTTACTACACCGCGGGCCTGCCCCCGCCCTACGGCCTCGACCGGCAGTACCTCCGGGACCTGCTCGCGGAGTACCAGAGCGCCGGCCGCGGCCGGGTCCGGGTGGAGTTCATCAACCCCGAGAGCGAGAAGCGCCGCCGCGAGGCTCTGGAGGCCGGCGTGGCGCCGTTGCAGCTCAGCGTGACCAGCCACGAGAAATTCGAGGTCAAGGAATCCTTGATGGGCGTGGTCTTCCTCTACCGGGGCAAGACCGAGGTCATCCCGGTCATCAACGGAGTCGCGGACCTGGAGTACGAGCTCACCCGCCGCATCAAGAAGCTGAGCTCCGAAAAGACCAAGACCGTGGGCTTCGTGGCCGGCCACGGCGAGGCCGCGCCCGGCAGCCCGGCCCACGAGCAGCTCTTCGCCCAGATCTCGGAGCAGATGAACGCGCAGGCCGTCTCTTTGGACAAGCCCGTGCCCGCGGACGTGGGCGCCCTCTGGATCTGGGGCCCGACCTCGCCCTTCAAGCCCGTGGAACTCGAACGCCTCCAGGCCTGGGTCGGCTCCGGCAAGGCTCTGGGCTTGCTGCTCTCCCGCCGGGAGGTGGATCTGCGCAGCTTCCGCGCGCGCCCCAACCCCACGGGCCTGGAGACGCTTTTGGCGCAGTGGGGGCTGGACGTGGGTGATGGCTTCGTGGTCGACGCCCAGTGCGAGAAGATCCAGATGGAGCAGCCCTACGGGCCTTTCCGCTCCATCATCGTCGTGGATTATCCCTTCATCCCTATCGCGACCAGCATGGACCGCGGCCACCCCGCGGTGCGCGGCCTGCAAGCGCTGAGCTTCCCGTTCGTCAGCCCCATCCGCTTCAAGGCGGAGAGCCGCACCGGTCTGACCTACACCTCCCTCGTCGATTCCACCAAGACCAGCTGGCTGCGCTCCGAGCCCTCGGCCGACCCCACCACGCCGATCGAGGCTCTGGTCTCCAAAGACCAAGGCCCCTTCTCTTTGGCCGGAGTCCTGCAAGGAGACTTCTCCGAGGCGACGCCGTCGACTGGGATGCGCCGCGGCCAGGTCGTCATCGTGGGCACCGCGCAGCAGGTCCGGCCGCAGTTTTCCGGCAAGGAGGGCACCACGGCCTTCCTGCTCAACCTCCTGGAATGGTCGCTCCAGGACGAGACCTTGCTCTCCATCCGGTCCAAGGCCGCGGCCTATCGGCCTTTGCGTCCGCTGCCCCTGGCGGCCATGCTGGCGGCCAAGTACGCGCTCATCCTCTTCCTGCCCCTGGCCTTGGTGGCCGCGGGGCTGTGGCGCTATGCCCGGAGCAAGGCGCAGAGGCGCGAGCTGGCGCGGAGTTTCGATGACGCCTAA